A window of the Gemmatirosa kalamazoonensis genome harbors these coding sequences:
- a CDS encoding ABC transporter permease, with product MLGVLLRRLLLAIPTLIGVLIVVFLLLYVAPGDPVQEMVGERADAATIARLRHELHLDEPLPKQFAHYAGGVVRGDLGRSFITNRPIAADVLERFPKTLLLAGAAMTLAAISGIALGVLSARRPGGWVDRLALGGAYLGISFPVYWVGLLFVLLFAVTLRWLPPSGYGGVKYLVLPALALGMRSVAFLARVTRSAMLEVLGGDFVRTARAKGLAERTVVMRHGLRNALIPVITVLGLDFGYYLTGSILTETIFSWPGLGRYVVNAISRRDLPAIQGSVLFLSAVFVLVNLLTDVAYAKADPRVRYD from the coding sequence ATGCTCGGCGTCCTGCTCCGGCGCCTGCTGCTCGCCATCCCGACGTTGATCGGCGTCCTGATCGTCGTCTTCCTCCTGCTCTACGTCGCACCCGGCGACCCGGTGCAGGAGATGGTCGGCGAGCGCGCCGACGCGGCGACCATCGCGCGCCTGCGCCACGAGCTGCATCTCGACGAGCCGCTGCCGAAGCAGTTCGCGCACTACGCCGGCGGCGTCGTGCGCGGGGACCTCGGTCGGTCGTTCATCACGAACCGCCCCATCGCCGCCGACGTCCTGGAGCGGTTCCCGAAGACGCTGCTCCTCGCCGGCGCCGCGATGACGCTCGCCGCGATCAGTGGCATCGCGTTGGGCGTGCTGAGCGCGCGCCGCCCCGGCGGCTGGGTCGATCGGCTCGCGCTCGGCGGCGCGTACCTCGGGATCTCGTTCCCCGTCTACTGGGTCGGGCTGCTGTTCGTGCTGCTGTTCGCCGTCACGCTGCGCTGGCTGCCGCCGAGCGGCTACGGCGGCGTGAAGTACCTCGTGCTCCCCGCGCTCGCGTTGGGCATGCGGTCGGTCGCGTTCCTCGCCCGCGTCACGCGCTCCGCGATGCTCGAAGTGCTCGGCGGCGACTTCGTGCGCACCGCGCGCGCGAAGGGCCTGGCGGAGCGCACCGTCGTCATGCGCCACGGCCTGCGCAACGCGCTGATCCCCGTCATCACGGTGCTCGGCCTCGACTTCGGGTACTACCTCACGGGCAGCATCCTGACGGAGACCATCTTCTCGTGGCCGGGGCTCGGACGCTACGTGGTGAACGCCATCAGCCGCCGCGATCTGCCCGCCATCCAGGGGTCGGTGCTGTTCCTGAGCGCCGTGTTCGTGCTCGTCAACCTGCTCACCGACGTCGCGTACGCGAAGGCCGACCCACGCGTGCGGTATGACTGA
- a CDS encoding 3D domain-containing protein: MDRRRRRPLARRPGLFVFVGWVLLAGVVAVGRFLDDDADDEQEEVAVSPATVVAEPEHAPVLVVAAPPASAAEPVTTPKKKRALPKPFETVREFASPLLTPRLHLSRALVPKLIGLRSLLARARPGEPVAVTLTAYCLQGRTRRGRPVRPGIIAADPRVFPLARHVELFAGGRFIGRFLVDDTGKRIRGTRIDIWTPDCDDARRFGSRSGVATLVAAD; encoded by the coding sequence ATGGACCGCCGCCGCCGTCGTCCGCTGGCGCGTCGTCCGGGGCTGTTCGTGTTCGTCGGATGGGTGCTGCTCGCCGGCGTCGTCGCCGTGGGCCGCTTCCTCGACGACGATGCCGATGACGAGCAGGAAGAGGTAGCCGTCTCCCCGGCGACCGTCGTGGCGGAGCCCGAGCACGCGCCGGTCCTCGTCGTCGCTGCGCCACCGGCTTCCGCGGCCGAGCCGGTTACTACGCCGAAGAAGAAACGCGCGCTCCCGAAGCCGTTCGAGACGGTGCGCGAGTTCGCGTCGCCGCTCCTCACGCCGCGGCTGCACCTGTCGCGCGCGCTCGTGCCGAAGCTCATCGGGCTGCGGAGCCTCCTCGCCCGGGCGCGCCCCGGCGAGCCCGTGGCGGTCACGCTCACCGCGTACTGCCTCCAGGGCCGCACGCGGCGCGGCCGTCCCGTGCGGCCGGGGATCATCGCGGCCGATCCGCGCGTCTTCCCGCTCGCCCGCCACGTCGAGCTGTTCGCCGGCGGCCGGTTCATCGGCCGGTTCCTCGTCGACGACACGGGCAAGCGGATCCGCGGCACGCGCATCGACATCTGGACGCCGGACTGCGACGACGCCCGTCGCTTCGGCTCCCGCTCCGGCGTCGCGACGCTCGTCGCCGCCGACTGA
- a CDS encoding ABC transporter permease has product MSLASWSYRLRRRLHRVVTPQAHAEELNDELKFHLEMEIDHNVRSGLSPEAARAKALRELGAHGEWRGRAPGSATNDDAPPRTAALESLVRDVRQSARALLRAPAFSVVAVLTIALGIGVTTAVYSAVDGVLLRPLPYPAPDRLVRLYEHTRGSDHVAFAGANALDVQREARTLQQAAYVAGFESTVLGADEPLRVRVAAVSREFFDVFRVPAARGRLVGAGEGVLHGPQVAIVSDRFWRESLGGDVAFSRRALRIEGELIPVVGVMPPSFNFPARTDVWYTTADDTPSRTAHNWAMVARLAPGASAGDAQREVSAILGRLKAQLGKEMDAERARVVGLHEDLAHDVRRTLLILLGAVGLVLLVACVNLASANLARGETRQREYAVRTAMGARPGRIVRQVLTENILLAAAGGALGCALAWGLTRALVALAGAALPRFAIVAVDGRVLAFAAAASVVTGILVSLAPALRITGDLRGAIGAGGRAGIQGARLRARGLLIGAEVAMAVALLVGAGLLAKSLRALLSEDPGFHTEGVLTADIALPSALYADTARVASFFDRLLPTLRAVPGVTSVGVINAIPMGDGGGNSAFAIDGATEFAGSTDYRVTDSTYFRTLGIPLVRGRGFQPGDRPGAEHVALVNQAMARKYWPGASPLGHRIRFPGMDRHPNLWLTIVGVVGDVRSESLDEPPVPTAYVYYGQRPERLGWESTVVVRTSSLTPALGTTVRERVRALDPNVPVRLGTLAGVVGGTVESRRFTTTVLTTFAALALLLAAVGIHGVLAYLVAQRHREIGVRMALGAARGAVRGMVLRDAMAAVVPGILIGVAGALALSRVLRGMLYGVSATDPAVFTAVAVLLGAVALAAAWIPAARATRVDPLEAIRAD; this is encoded by the coding sequence ATGTCCCTCGCGTCCTGGTCGTACCGGCTGCGCCGTCGCCTGCATCGCGTCGTCACTCCGCAGGCGCACGCCGAGGAGCTGAACGACGAGCTGAAATTTCATCTCGAGATGGAGATCGATCACAACGTCCGCTCCGGGCTCTCGCCCGAGGCCGCGCGCGCGAAGGCGCTTCGCGAGCTCGGCGCGCACGGCGAGTGGCGCGGCCGCGCGCCGGGGAGCGCAACGAATGACGACGCGCCGCCGCGCACCGCGGCGCTCGAGTCGCTCGTGCGCGACGTGCGCCAGTCCGCGCGCGCGCTCCTCCGCGCGCCCGCGTTCAGCGTCGTCGCCGTCCTCACCATCGCGCTCGGCATCGGCGTCACGACCGCCGTCTACTCCGCGGTCGACGGCGTGCTCCTGCGGCCGCTGCCGTATCCCGCGCCCGATCGGCTCGTGCGGCTCTACGAGCACACGCGCGGCAGCGACCACGTCGCGTTCGCCGGCGCGAACGCGCTCGACGTGCAGCGCGAGGCGCGCACGCTCCAGCAGGCGGCCTACGTCGCCGGCTTCGAGTCGACGGTGCTCGGTGCCGACGAGCCGCTGCGCGTGCGCGTCGCCGCCGTGTCGCGCGAGTTCTTCGACGTGTTCCGCGTACCCGCCGCGCGCGGCCGCCTCGTCGGCGCCGGCGAGGGCGTGCTCCATGGCCCGCAGGTGGCCATCGTGAGCGACCGCTTCTGGCGCGAGTCGTTAGGCGGCGACGTCGCGTTCTCGCGCCGCGCGCTGCGCATCGAGGGAGAGCTCATCCCCGTCGTCGGCGTGATGCCGCCGTCGTTCAACTTCCCCGCGCGCACCGACGTGTGGTACACGACGGCCGACGACACGCCGTCGCGCACCGCGCACAACTGGGCGATGGTCGCGCGGCTCGCGCCGGGCGCCTCGGCCGGCGACGCGCAGCGCGAGGTCAGCGCGATACTCGGCCGGCTGAAGGCGCAGCTCGGGAAGGAGATGGACGCCGAGCGCGCGCGCGTCGTCGGGCTGCACGAGGATCTCGCGCACGACGTGCGTCGCACGCTGCTCATCCTGCTCGGCGCGGTGGGCCTCGTGCTGCTCGTCGCGTGCGTGAACCTCGCCAGCGCGAACCTCGCCCGCGGCGAGACGCGCCAGCGCGAGTACGCGGTGCGCACGGCGATGGGCGCGCGCCCGGGGCGCATCGTGCGACAGGTGCTCACCGAGAACATCCTCCTCGCCGCGGCGGGCGGCGCGCTCGGCTGCGCGCTCGCGTGGGGGCTCACGCGCGCGCTCGTCGCCCTCGCCGGCGCGGCGCTCCCACGCTTCGCCATCGTCGCGGTCGATGGACGCGTGCTCGCGTTCGCCGCCGCGGCGTCGGTCGTCACCGGCATCCTCGTGAGCCTCGCCCCGGCGCTGCGCATCACCGGCGATCTGCGCGGCGCGATCGGCGCGGGCGGGCGCGCGGGCATCCAGGGCGCGCGGCTCCGCGCGCGCGGGCTGCTCATCGGCGCCGAGGTCGCGATGGCCGTCGCGCTGCTCGTGGGCGCCGGATTGCTCGCGAAGAGCCTCCGCGCGCTGCTCTCCGAGGACCCCGGCTTCCACACCGAGGGCGTGCTCACCGCCGACATCGCGCTCCCGAGCGCGCTCTACGCCGACACGGCGCGCGTCGCGTCGTTCTTCGACCGACTGCTCCCGACGCTGCGCGCCGTGCCGGGCGTGACGTCGGTCGGCGTGATCAACGCGATCCCGATGGGCGACGGCGGCGGCAACTCCGCGTTCGCCATCGACGGCGCCACCGAGTTCGCGGGCAGCACCGACTATCGCGTGACCGACAGCACCTACTTCCGCACGTTGGGCATCCCGCTCGTCCGCGGGCGCGGGTTCCAGCCGGGCGACCGACCGGGCGCCGAGCACGTCGCCCTCGTGAACCAGGCGATGGCTCGGAAGTACTGGCCCGGCGCGTCGCCGCTCGGCCACCGCATCCGCTTCCCCGGCATGGACCGCCACCCGAATCTCTGGCTCACCATCGTCGGCGTGGTGGGCGACGTGCGCAGCGAGTCGCTCGACGAGCCGCCGGTGCCCACGGCGTACGTGTACTACGGCCAGCGCCCCGAGCGGCTCGGCTGGGAGTCGACCGTCGTCGTCCGCACGTCGTCGCTCACGCCGGCGCTCGGGACCACCGTGCGCGAGCGCGTGCGCGCGCTCGATCCGAACGTGCCCGTGCGCCTCGGTACGCTCGCCGGTGTCGTCGGCGGCACGGTGGAGTCGCGCCGCTTCACGACGACGGTGCTCACCACGTTCGCCGCGCTCGCGCTGCTGCTCGCTGCCGTCGGCATCCACGGCGTGCTCGCGTACCTGGTCGCGCAGCGGCACCGCGAGATCGGCGTGCGCATGGCGCTCGGCGCGGCACGTGGCGCGGTGCGCGGCATGGTGCTGCGCGACGCGATGGCGGCCGTGGTCCCCGGCATCCTGATCGGCGTCGCGGGCGCGCTCGCGCTGAGCCGCGTGCTGCGCGGCATGCTCTACGGCGTGAGCGCCACCGACCCCGCCGTGTTCACGGCCGTGGCCGTTCTGTTAGGCGCCGTGGCGCTCGCCGCCGCGTGGATCCCCGCCGCGCGGGCCACGCGCGTGGATCCGCTCGAGGCGATTCGGGCGGACTGA
- a CDS encoding sigma-70 family RNA polymerase sigma factor: protein MQQATEGRTRNYFRSSPSTAFDQYLQDIQRLPLINDPEEERRLARRAQQGDQTAAERLVTANLRFVISYVKKYQGHGLDLSELVAIGNEGLLKAVKKFDPDQGVKFISYAVWWVRQAVLKALAEQTRSVRIPLNQNSALIRMGRAETILSQVLKRDPTDAELAKLLEESPDEVRAARQLTTSEVSLDAPVDRSDRDASTFGERFVATDDDIEETTDSKLMREHIDRALRNHLTPRERKILYLYYGLDETSEAMTLERIGELLGVTRERIRQIRERAFEKLRESPEGNALAGFWNVA from the coding sequence ATGCAGCAAGCGACCGAAGGTCGGACCCGGAACTACTTCCGCTCGTCTCCTTCCACCGCCTTCGACCAATACCTCCAGGACATCCAACGCCTTCCCCTCATCAACGACCCCGAAGAGGAGCGTCGCCTCGCTCGCCGGGCACAGCAGGGTGACCAGACCGCCGCCGAGCGGCTCGTCACGGCGAACCTCCGGTTCGTGATCTCGTACGTGAAGAAGTACCAGGGCCACGGGCTCGACCTCTCCGAGCTCGTCGCCATCGGGAACGAGGGCCTCCTGAAGGCCGTGAAGAAGTTCGATCCCGATCAGGGGGTGAAGTTCATCTCCTACGCCGTGTGGTGGGTCCGCCAGGCCGTCCTCAAGGCCCTCGCCGAGCAGACGCGCTCCGTGCGCATCCCGCTCAATCAGAACTCGGCGCTTATCCGCATGGGCCGCGCGGAGACGATCCTCTCCCAGGTTCTGAAGCGCGACCCCACCGACGCCGAGCTCGCGAAGCTCCTCGAGGAGAGCCCCGACGAGGTCCGGGCCGCCCGGCAGCTCACCACCTCCGAGGTCTCGCTCGACGCCCCCGTCGACCGCTCCGATCGCGACGCGAGCACGTTCGGCGAGCGCTTCGTCGCCACCGACGACGACATCGAGGAGACGACCGACTCGAAGCTGATGCGGGAGCACATCGACCGCGCGCTCCGGAACCATCTCACGCCGCGCGAGCGCAAGATCCTGTACCTGTACTACGGCCTCGACGAGACCAGCGAGGCGATGACCCTGGAGCGCATCGGCGAGCTGCTCGGCGTCACCCGCGAGCGGATCCGCCAGATCCGCGAGCGCGCGTTCGAGAAGCTGCGCGAGTCTCCCGAAGGCAACGCGCTCGCCGGGTTCTGGAACGTCGCCTGA
- a CDS encoding NAD(P)/FAD-dependent oxidoreductase yields MTTHPITDITIIGGGPTGLFGAFYAGMRGATAQIVDALPQLGGQLTALYPEKYIFDVAGFPQVLAKDLVKALAEQTARWNFPTHLNQRVTGLEDGTGADGKREFVLVTETDRFPTRSIVVAAGIGAFSPRRLPQSCAEGWYGRGIYDVVTDPDEYRGRRVVIIGGGDSAFDWGTQLVERARHVTLVHRSDRFRAHGATVAEFQAAVSAGRATLHTFHELADIRPADDGERFSHIVLKDIKAKSTREVEADVVLPMLGFVSDLGPLGDWGLTLDKDEIVVNSQMETGREGLWAAGDITTYPGKLKLIAAGFSEAAIAVNQAVHWIYPEKKVAPGHSSNLAIFGQKDD; encoded by the coding sequence ATGACGACGCATCCCATCACCGACATCACCATCATCGGCGGCGGCCCGACGGGCCTCTTCGGCGCGTTCTACGCCGGCATGCGCGGCGCGACGGCGCAGATCGTCGACGCCCTGCCGCAGCTCGGCGGACAGCTCACCGCGCTCTATCCCGAGAAGTACATCTTCGACGTCGCCGGCTTTCCGCAGGTGCTCGCGAAGGACCTCGTGAAGGCGCTCGCCGAGCAGACCGCGCGCTGGAACTTCCCCACGCACCTGAACCAGCGCGTCACCGGGCTCGAGGACGGCACCGGCGCCGACGGCAAGCGCGAGTTCGTGCTCGTCACCGAGACCGACCGCTTCCCCACGCGCTCGATCGTGGTCGCCGCCGGCATCGGCGCGTTCTCGCCGCGCCGGCTTCCGCAGTCGTGCGCCGAAGGGTGGTACGGCCGCGGGATCTACGACGTCGTCACGGACCCGGATGAGTACCGCGGGCGGCGCGTCGTCATCATCGGCGGCGGCGACTCGGCGTTCGACTGGGGCACGCAGCTCGTCGAGCGCGCGCGCCACGTCACGCTGGTGCACCGCTCCGACCGATTCCGCGCCCACGGCGCGACCGTTGCCGAGTTCCAGGCCGCGGTGAGCGCGGGGCGCGCGACGCTGCACACGTTCCACGAGCTCGCGGACATCCGCCCCGCGGACGACGGCGAGCGGTTCAGCCACATCGTGCTGAAGGACATCAAGGCCAAGAGCACGCGCGAGGTGGAGGCGGACGTCGTGCTCCCGATGCTCGGCTTCGTGAGCGATCTCGGCCCGCTCGGCGACTGGGGGCTCACGCTCGACAAGGACGAGATCGTGGTGAACTCGCAGATGGAGACCGGGCGCGAGGGGCTGTGGGCGGCGGGCGACATCACGACGTACCCGGGGAAGCTCAAGCTCATCGCCGCGGGGTTCTCCGAGGCGGCGATCGCGGTGAACCAGGCGGTGCACTGGATCTACCCGGAGAAGAAGGTCGCGCCGGGGCACTCCTCGAACCTCGCGATCTTCGGGCAGAAGGACGACTAG
- a CDS encoding PadR family transcriptional regulator, whose translation MPAPPLDRLPGTLDMLILKTLSLGRLHGWGISFHIRQTSGDVLRVNQGALYPALHRLEERGWVAAEWGVSENNRRARFYALTAAGRRQLARESEGWLDFVRAVHAVMQFAPA comes from the coding sequence ATGCCCGCTCCCCCGCTCGACCGGCTCCCCGGCACCCTCGACATGCTGATCCTGAAGACGCTGTCCCTCGGCCGCCTGCACGGGTGGGGGATCTCGTTCCACATCCGACAGACCTCGGGCGACGTGCTGCGCGTGAACCAGGGCGCGCTCTACCCCGCCCTGCACCGCCTCGAGGAGCGCGGCTGGGTCGCCGCCGAGTGGGGGGTCTCCGAGAACAACCGACGCGCGCGCTTCTACGCCCTCACCGCCGCCGGGCGACGCCAGCTCGCCCGCGAGAGCGAGGGCTGGCTCGACTTCGTGCGCGCCGTCCACGCCGTCATGCAGTTCGCTCCCGCCTGA
- the tyrA gene encoding bifunctional chorismate mutase/prephenate dehydrogenase, producing the protein MSSESSPRPLPLLRAMIDALDRELLQIMARRMSLVAEVAAYKRAHGLHIRDVTREREVLADRARHAEALGLPPGEIESIFRLLLRASRDQQAALRAEVAPDVAPLTVAIVGGSGGMGRVMARVFGDLGHRVLVVDLNTELRAEEAASLADVTIVSVPIDATDAVIRAVGPHVREDALLADVTSIKEAPVSAMLASTRGSVVGTHPMFGPSVHTLQGQRVVLCRARGDAWAEWLTQAFVARGLVVTETTPAAHDRAMSVVQVLTHFQTQVLGLTLARLGTPLPETLRFTSPAYLLELYVAARHFAQSPGLYGPIEMRNPRSADVTAAFEQAAAELSEIVTSGDQARFGAMFEEVRAFFGGFTAEALEQSSFLIDRIVERTETA; encoded by the coding sequence ATGAGCTCCGAGTCCTCCCCCCGTCCGCTCCCGCTGCTGCGCGCGATGATCGACGCGCTCGATCGGGAGCTGCTGCAGATCATGGCGCGCCGCATGTCGCTGGTCGCCGAGGTGGCGGCGTACAAGCGCGCGCACGGGCTGCACATCCGCGACGTCACGCGCGAGCGCGAGGTGCTCGCCGATCGGGCGCGCCACGCCGAAGCGTTAGGCCTGCCCCCCGGCGAGATCGAATCGATCTTCCGCCTGCTGCTGCGCGCGAGCCGCGACCAGCAGGCCGCGTTGCGCGCCGAGGTCGCGCCCGACGTGGCGCCGCTCACGGTGGCGATCGTCGGCGGGAGCGGCGGCATGGGGCGCGTGATGGCGCGCGTGTTCGGCGATCTCGGACATCGCGTGCTCGTGGTGGACCTCAACACCGAGCTGCGCGCCGAGGAGGCGGCATCGCTCGCCGACGTGACGATCGTGAGCGTGCCGATCGACGCGACGGACGCGGTGATCCGCGCCGTCGGGCCGCACGTGCGCGAGGACGCGCTGCTCGCCGACGTGACGAGCATCAAGGAGGCGCCGGTCTCGGCGATGCTCGCGTCGACGCGCGGGAGCGTCGTCGGCACGCATCCGATGTTCGGCCCGAGCGTGCACACGCTGCAGGGGCAGCGCGTGGTGCTCTGTCGCGCGCGCGGCGACGCGTGGGCGGAGTGGCTCACGCAGGCGTTCGTGGCGCGCGGCCTGGTGGTCACGGAGACGACGCCGGCGGCGCACGACCGCGCGATGTCGGTGGTGCAGGTGCTGACGCACTTCCAGACGCAGGTGCTCGGCCTCACGCTGGCGCGGTTAGGCACCCCGCTGCCGGAGACGCTGCGCTTCACGTCGCCGGCGTATCTGCTGGAGCTCTACGTCGCGGCGCGCCACTTCGCGCAGTCGCCCGGCCTCTACGGCCCGATCGAGATGCGCAACCCGCGCTCGGCCGACGTCACGGCGGCGTTCGAGCAGGCGGCCGCGGAGCTGTCGGAGATCGTGACGTCGGGCGATCAGGCGCGGTTCGGCGCGATGTTCGAGGAGGTGCGCGCGTTCTTCGGCGGCTTCACGGCGGAGGCGCTCGAGCAGTCGTCGTTCCTGATCGACCGGATCGTGGAGCGGACGGAGACGGCGTGA
- a CDS encoding cob(I)yrinic acid a,c-diamide adenosyltransferase — MSLRIYTRTGDQGTTGLFGGGRVDKHHPRVEAYGDVDELNAALGLARSIEMMPRIDEVLVPVQRDLFAIGALLATPDRDKMQQQLEKARIDEGRIAQLERAIDDGEAELEPLKSFIVPGGTPKAAALHVARTVCRRAERRVVALARDIEIPALAVQYLNRLSDLLFVLARVANRRAGAGEVTW, encoded by the coding sequence ATGAGTCTTCGGATCTACACACGGACGGGCGACCAGGGGACGACGGGGCTGTTCGGCGGCGGCCGCGTGGACAAGCACCATCCGCGCGTCGAGGCGTACGGCGACGTCGACGAGCTGAACGCCGCCCTCGGCCTCGCGCGCTCCATCGAGATGATGCCGCGCATCGACGAGGTGCTCGTGCCCGTGCAGCGCGACCTCTTCGCCATCGGCGCGCTGCTCGCCACGCCCGACCGCGACAAGATGCAGCAGCAGCTCGAGAAGGCGCGCATCGACGAGGGGCGCATCGCGCAGCTCGAGCGCGCGATCGACGACGGCGAGGCCGAGCTCGAGCCGCTGAAGTCGTTCATCGTCCCCGGTGGCACGCCGAAGGCCGCCGCGCTGCACGTCGCCCGCACCGTGTGCCGCCGCGCCGAGCGTCGCGTCGTCGCGCTCGCGCGCGATATCGAGATCCCCGCCCTCGCGGTGCAGTACCTGAACCGGCTGTCGGACCTGCTGTTCGTGCTCGCGCGCGTCGCGAACCGGCGGGCCGGGGCCGGCGAGGTGACGTGGTGA
- a CDS encoding peptidoglycan-binding domain-containing protein encodes MAYARTLLTGAVGEKYLGKPAPNKADDVRKLQTLFRKVFGSRAPAFKDGVYDDAVKEAITRFQSAWGGTPDGTVDPHGQTLKRIDRLANPLTLKPITLARVLEAYDKGKLVSDGGGYRIAYGTCDGGPLPPAASGYSPVLTVMTDANAIDVGGRPAYDVMNLANLAELLGIFDRLGVWGGVPVQIRIQLRYGPDVVTTSDPQLLTTPLLPHNGRMLPLDEENNGPKLTYQGDPAAADFHGRMFVQVPGFSKNLFVWAGQFETRNENRGFDCITYVGTTCGASNFHMAESADLAASLNATTVSVQHTEKDKKGKDVTTTVQLEQAEPKYVKEFFAGTAPDDYLMWSGGHIVLVSGGNVYEFKASEPSGYNCTPVDDWLEPYKQKRLTVRKLPERPARAN; translated from the coding sequence TTGGCGTACGCGCGCACCCTGCTCACCGGCGCCGTCGGCGAGAAGTATCTCGGCAAGCCGGCGCCCAACAAGGCGGATGACGTCCGCAAGCTCCAGACGCTGTTCCGCAAGGTCTTCGGCTCCCGGGCGCCCGCCTTCAAGGACGGCGTCTACGACGACGCGGTGAAGGAGGCGATCACCCGCTTCCAGAGCGCGTGGGGCGGCACCCCCGACGGCACCGTCGACCCGCACGGGCAGACGCTGAAGCGCATCGATCGCCTCGCGAACCCGCTCACGCTGAAGCCGATCACGCTCGCCCGCGTGCTCGAGGCGTACGACAAGGGGAAGCTCGTGAGCGACGGCGGCGGCTACCGCATCGCGTACGGGACGTGCGACGGCGGACCGCTTCCGCCGGCGGCGAGCGGCTACTCGCCGGTGCTCACCGTGATGACCGACGCGAACGCGATCGACGTCGGCGGCCGTCCGGCGTACGACGTGATGAACCTCGCGAATCTCGCCGAGCTGCTCGGCATCTTCGATCGGCTGGGGGTTTGGGGGGGCGTCCCGGTGCAGATCCGCATCCAGCTCCGCTACGGGCCGGACGTCGTCACGACGTCGGATCCGCAGCTCCTCACCACACCGCTGCTGCCGCACAACGGCCGCATGCTGCCGCTCGACGAGGAGAACAACGGGCCGAAGCTCACCTACCAGGGCGACCCGGCGGCGGCGGACTTCCACGGCCGCATGTTCGTGCAGGTGCCCGGCTTCTCGAAGAACCTGTTCGTGTGGGCCGGCCAGTTCGAGACGCGGAACGAGAACCGCGGCTTCGACTGCATCACCTACGTCGGCACCACGTGCGGCGCGTCGAACTTCCACATGGCGGAGTCGGCGGACCTCGCGGCGTCCCTCAACGCGACGACGGTGAGCGTCCAGCACACCGAGAAGGACAAGAAGGGGAAGGACGTCACGACCACGGTGCAGCTCGAGCAGGCGGAGCCGAAGTACGTGAAGGAGTTCTTCGCCGGCACCGCGCCCGACGACTATCTGATGTGGTCGGGTGGACACATCGTGCTCGTGTCCGGCGGCAACGTGTACGAGTTCAAGGCGAGCGAGCCGTCGGGGTACAACTGCACGCCGGTCGACGACTGGCTCGAGCCGTACAAGCAGAAGCGGCTCACCGTCCGCAAGCTCCCCGAGCGCCCGGCGCGCGCGAACTGA
- the aroB gene encoding 3-dehydroquinate synthase, producing the protein MTREDAAGGVLPYPVWVAPGLLADIGALVARVAPAHRYVVITDTAVGPLHGNAVAGMLPDALRLDVPPGESQKTRDSWARLTDAMLSAGCGRDTTVVAVGGGVVGDLAGFVAATFMRGVPVVQVPTTLLAMVDASVGGKTAVDTPHGKNLVGAFHPPAAVVIDPLVLATLPRRELVAGLAEVVKHGVIADAAYFDAVRAALPLLTAPDGHNATTLLAHVVAGSVATKAAIVAADEREGGMRKILNFGHTIGHAVETLSGYSLLHGECVAIGMAMEAEAAERAGIAVAGTADAIRATLDAAGLPRRRPAGMAPDAILEATRGDKKARAGRVEYALPERIGAMASAGGRWSMPLDDALLLEVLA; encoded by the coding sequence GTGACTCGCGAGGACGCCGCCGGCGGCGTCCTGCCCTACCCCGTCTGGGTCGCCCCCGGGCTGCTCGCGGACATCGGCGCGCTCGTCGCCCGGGTCGCGCCGGCCCACCGGTACGTTGTGATCACCGACACAGCGGTCGGGCCGCTCCACGGCAATGCTGTGGCTGGCATGCTGCCCGACGCCCTCCGCCTCGACGTCCCGCCGGGGGAGTCGCAGAAGACTCGCGACAGTTGGGCGCGGCTGACGGACGCGATGCTCTCGGCCGGTTGCGGGCGGGACACCACGGTCGTCGCCGTGGGGGGTGGGGTGGTGGGTGATCTCGCCGGGTTCGTCGCCGCGACGTTCATGCGGGGCGTGCCGGTGGTGCAGGTTCCGACGACGCTGCTCGCCATGGTCGATGCGTCGGTCGGCGGCAAGACGGCCGTGGACACGCCGCACGGGAAGAACCTCGTGGGCGCGTTCCATCCGCCGGCCGCCGTCGTCATCGACCCGCTGGTGCTCGCGACGCTGCCGCGGCGCGAGCTCGTCGCCGGGCTCGCGGAAGTGGTCAAGCACGGCGTGATCGCGGACGCGGCGTACTTCGACGCGGTGCGGGCGGCGCTGCCGCTCCTCACGGCGCCCGACGGTCACAACGCGACGACGCTCCTCGCGCACGTCGTCGCCGGCAGCGTCGCCACGAAGGCCGCGATCGTCGCGGCCGACGAGCGGGAGGGAGGCATGCGCAAGATCCTGAACTTCGGACATACGATCGGACACGCCGTGGAGACGTTGAGCGGTTACTCGCTGCTCCACGGCGAGTGCGTCGCGATCGGCATGGCCATGGAGGCCGAGGCCGCCGAACGTGCGGGCATCGCTGTCGCCGGCACCGCCGACGCCATCCGCGCGACCCTCGACGCCGCCGGCCTCCCGCGGCGCCGTCCCGCCGGCATGGCCCCCGATGCGATCCTGGAGGCCACGCGCGGCGACAAGAAGGCGCGCGCCGGCCGCGTCGAGTACGCGCTCCCCGAGCGCATCGGCGCGATGGCGAGCGCCGGCGGCCGCTGGTCGATGCCGCTCGACGACGCCCTCCTGCTGGAGGTGCTCGCTTGA